In one window of Halomarina pelagica DNA:
- a CDS encoding DUF892 family protein yields the protein MTIRTQRDMFERELQKLYHAEVEILDLHGDLSEAAASEEISDLFRGHKEDTVAQIHRIESIFELIGEEPTERGSPIMEGLLAEKDEFVAEVADDDLRDLDAISIGMINERLEITLLDRLILLARELDLPEEVVQQFTENRDEAQAALDRMQTFVAETRSSG from the coding sequence ATGACTATCAGAACGCAACGCGACATGTTCGAGCGGGAACTGCAGAAACTGTATCATGCCGAGGTGGAGATCCTCGATCTGCACGGCGATCTCTCGGAGGCGGCGGCCAGCGAGGAGATCAGCGACCTCTTTCGGGGGCACAAAGAGGACACGGTCGCCCAGATCCACCGTATCGAATCGATCTTCGAGTTGATCGGCGAAGAGCCCACCGAGCGGGGGAGTCCGATCATGGAGGGGTTGCTCGCCGAGAAAGACGAGTTCGTCGCCGAGGTCGCGGACGACGACCTCCGCGACCTCGACGCAATTAGTATTGGTATGATCAACGAACGGCTCGAAATCACGCTCCTCGATCGGTTGATCCTCTTGGCTCGGGAACTCGACCTGCCTGAGGAAGTCGTCCAGCAGTTCACTGAGAATCGAGACGAGGCGCAGGCGGCGCTCGACCGGATGCAGACGTTCGTCGCCGAGACTCGTTCGAGTGGCTGA
- the chrA gene encoding chromate efflux transporter, translating to MSDAPARDTETVRGYQGAASPSKLLEVARFFLKLGLVGFGGPLVHIAMMEDELVGENSKEWSDEGTFMEGLAICNMLPGPASTQLGIFMGWVRAGNLGALVAGATFMAPTFLIVVALSYVYFAYGQLPSVEAFFYGVNPVVIGLIAGAAYSMARSSLKEGRADLEFTLGDHDWVIDVRLLALLVGALVATVLLNPNPVIEFAIAGLVAVVLFRPDWLRANQRRVSITAAGGVLLAALYTFRDRIGATIGDSVALPGAVGGLVATLWGNVWVKLFLFMLYTGSFIFGGGLVLIPFIEKYVVSEFGWLTATQFVDGIAIGQLTPGPVVMTTTFVGYKLMLDIYGSVGWAVVGAFVAMVGAFAPSFLFITLAFPYVARVRDNDIVRVALFGINAAVVGAIVGATVTLAFDAFAVVTGTPAMFAALSLDPVRVGLAAVTFGLFTRGTDAAYLIIGGGALGAAVYFLV from the coding sequence ATGAGTGACGCACCTGCACGCGACACAGAGACCGTGCGTGGCTACCAGGGGGCGGCGAGTCCATCGAAACTCCTCGAAGTCGCGCGGTTCTTCCTCAAACTCGGGCTGGTCGGGTTCGGCGGTCCACTCGTCCACATCGCGATGATGGAGGACGAACTCGTCGGCGAGAACAGCAAGGAGTGGAGCGACGAGGGCACGTTCATGGAAGGGCTGGCCATCTGCAACATGCTCCCCGGCCCAGCCTCGACACAATTGGGTATCTTCATGGGCTGGGTTCGAGCGGGCAACCTTGGCGCACTCGTCGCCGGCGCGACGTTCATGGCCCCCACGTTCCTGATCGTCGTCGCACTCTCGTACGTCTACTTCGCGTACGGCCAGCTCCCGTCCGTTGAGGCGTTCTTCTACGGCGTGAACCCGGTCGTCATCGGACTGATCGCCGGGGCGGCCTACTCAATGGCCCGCAGCTCGCTCAAAGAAGGGCGAGCCGACCTCGAGTTCACGCTCGGCGACCATGATTGGGTGATCGACGTGCGACTACTCGCCTTGCTTGTGGGCGCGCTCGTCGCGACGGTCCTGCTCAATCCGAATCCCGTCATCGAGTTTGCCATCGCTGGACTCGTCGCCGTCGTCCTGTTTCGTCCGGACTGGCTGCGGGCGAACCAACGGCGCGTCTCCATCACTGCTGCGGGTGGTGTGCTACTGGCGGCTCTCTATACGTTCCGCGACCGGATCGGGGCGACCATCGGCGACTCAGTTGCGCTACCGGGTGCCGTCGGCGGATTGGTCGCGACGCTGTGGGGGAATGTCTGGGTGAAACTGTTCCTGTTCATGCTCTATACGGGATCGTTCATCTTCGGTGGCGGGCTGGTGCTCATCCCGTTCATCGAGAAGTACGTCGTCAGTGAGTTCGGCTGGCTGACCGCGACGCAGTTCGTCGACGGCATCGCCATTGGCCAACTGACGCCGGGCCCGGTCGTGATGACGACTACGTTCGTCGGCTACAAACTCATGCTCGACATCTACGGGAGTGTCGGTTGGGCCGTCGTGGGTGCGTTCGTCGCAATGGTCGGCGCGTTCGCGCCCTCCTTCCTGTTCATCACCCTCGCGTTCCCCTACGTGGCGCGGGTCCGGGACAACGATATCGTCCGCGTGGCTCTCTTCGGGATAAACGCGGCGGTCGTTGGAGCCATCGTTGGGGCGACTGTCACGCTCGCGTTCGACGCGTTCGCCGTCGTCACGGGAACCCCGGCGATGTTCGCGGCCCTCTCCCTTGACCCAGTGCGGGTCGGCCTGGCGGCCGTCACGTTCGGTCTCTTCACCCGCGGCACGGATGCAGCCTACCTGATCATCGGTGGTGGCGCCCTCGGCGCCGCCGTGTACTTCCTCGTGTAA